A window of the Motilibacter rhizosphaerae genome harbors these coding sequences:
- a CDS encoding flagellar FlbD family protein — translation MIVLTRLNGQAFALNPDLIERAEATPDTVVTLVDGKKYVVGESVREVVVLVRNFRAGVISTAQAMEDQAGREQAGREHAGREQAARRPVPQPRDDEHAYAQVVPLPMRES, via the coding sequence ATGATCGTGCTGACCAGGCTCAACGGCCAGGCGTTCGCGCTCAACCCGGACCTCATCGAGCGCGCCGAGGCGACGCCGGACACGGTGGTCACGCTCGTCGACGGGAAGAAGTACGTCGTCGGGGAGTCCGTGCGCGAGGTCGTCGTGCTGGTGCGCAACTTCCGCGCCGGCGTCATCTCCACGGCGCAGGCCATGGAGGACCAGGCCGGCCGTGAGCAGGCGGGTCGTGAGCACGCGGGTCGTGAGCAGGCCGCCCGGCGTCCGGTGCCGCAGCCGCGCGACGACGAGCACGCGTACGCGCAGGTCGTGCCGCTGCCCATGAGGGAGAGCTGA
- a CDS encoding DUF222 domain-containing protein: MPGVVALPGPGLPFARALEQVAAGPMLLSLVQQLSRDEGLLRSWALAGEPTLSDGALGGTGATAPRPESVVLADARLALVQACARVESVAAAVKAELIASAYGQITTATAKTVPGAARGGGAKASARAEMALALRMTERGTAAMVDGALLLTSRHPGTRWLLTEGHLSPAHARVVVDEASVLADESIPALEAAVLRRAPERTVSELRRDLRRAVAKLDPRGAAERHADAVQQRAVRITSLPDGMAEIRALLTADEAQVVCGALDRIARDLPTVDRGFGARAGSRADALVAVCSVLLDPTADGDFLPALRRTAAPVAVQVQISAATLLGLAEDPAHLMGHGPIPADLGRLLASDGTWQLAITDPDGRLLDLHRLRYQPTAAQRARVTALWLHCGHPTCSVPASRCDVDHTVPFNHEAPGTGDLDDPGGGHTTCRNLCPRCRLHHNLKTWWGWTTTPLPDGTIAHRTPLGRVYETRPEAQPCAA; the protein is encoded by the coding sequence GTGCCCGGGGTCGTTGCGCTGCCCGGACCGGGGCTGCCGTTCGCGAGGGCGTTGGAGCAGGTCGCCGCGGGGCCGATGCTGCTGTCGCTGGTGCAGCAGCTGAGTCGCGACGAGGGTCTGCTGCGGTCGTGGGCGCTCGCCGGCGAACCGACCCTGTCTGATGGGGCGCTCGGCGGTACGGGTGCGACGGCGCCACGGCCGGAGTCCGTGGTCCTCGCCGACGCTCGGCTGGCGCTGGTGCAGGCGTGCGCGCGGGTGGAGTCTGTCGCGGCCGCGGTCAAGGCGGAGCTGATCGCCTCGGCCTACGGGCAGATCACGACGGCTACCGCGAAGACCGTGCCGGGCGCTGCACGAGGTGGTGGGGCGAAGGCGTCCGCGCGGGCGGAGATGGCGCTCGCGCTGCGGATGACCGAGCGCGGTACCGCCGCGATGGTGGACGGCGCGCTGCTGCTGACGAGCCGCCACCCGGGTACGCGGTGGCTGCTCACCGAGGGCCACCTCTCCCCCGCCCACGCCCGGGTGGTGGTCGACGAGGCGTCCGTGCTGGCCGACGAGTCCATCCCAGCGCTCGAGGCGGCGGTGCTGCGCCGCGCCCCGGAGCGGACGGTCAGCGAGCTGCGCCGCGACCTGCGCCGCGCGGTCGCCAAGCTCGACCCCCGCGGCGCGGCGGAGCGGCACGCCGACGCCGTGCAGCAGCGCGCCGTCCGGATCACCTCGCTGCCCGACGGGATGGCGGAGATCCGTGCCCTGCTCACCGCCGACGAGGCGCAGGTCGTGTGCGGCGCGCTCGACCGGATCGCCCGCGACCTGCCCACCGTCGACCGCGGGTTCGGGGCGAGGGCCGGGTCACGCGCCGACGCGCTCGTCGCGGTGTGCTCCGTGCTGCTCGACCCGACCGCGGACGGCGACTTCCTCCCTGCGCTGAGAAGGACGGCGGCGCCGGTCGCGGTGCAGGTGCAGATCTCCGCCGCCACGCTCCTCGGCCTCGCCGAGGACCCCGCTCACCTGATGGGTCACGGCCCGATCCCCGCCGACCTCGGCCGCCTGCTCGCGAGCGACGGGACCTGGCAGCTCGCGATCACCGACCCCGACGGCCGGCTGTTGGACCTCCACCGACTCCGCTACCAACCCACCGCAGCCCAGCGCGCACGGGTGACGGCGCTGTGGCTGCACTGCGGGCACCCGACGTGCTCGGTCCCGGCGAGCCGCTGCGACGTCGACCACACCGTGCCCTTCAACCACGAAGCTCCAGGCACTGGCGATCTCGACGACCCGGGCGGCGGCCACACCACCTGCCGCAACCTCTGCCCCCGGTGCCGGCTGCATCACAACCTCAAGACCTGGTGGGGCTGGACCACCACCCCCCTCCCCGACGGCACCATCGCCCACCGAACACCCCTCGGCCGGGTCTACGAAACACGGCCAGAAGCCCAACCCTGCGCCGCCTGA
- a CDS encoding FliI/YscN family ATPase, translating into MTLLAPSRLAPLFGAAAAAATPTRTGRVARVVGLEVGVGGVDAAVGDVLEIATGGPEPLQAEVVALGDGTLSCTPLGPMTGIRVGAPVVATGGPLRVPVGPQLLGRVLDGLGRPLDGGPDLDGLPTAVVDGVAPHPLLRARVDRPVSLGVRAVDTMTPIGRGQRMGIFAGSGVGKSSLLSMIARGTEAQVSVVALVGERGREVREFLENDLGPEGLARSVVVIATSDQPPMVRLRAAFVATRIAEEFRDAGADVVLMMDSLTRVAMAQREVGLSSGEPPTTKGYPPSTFALLPRLLERAGPGERGSITGLYTVLVDGDDHNEPIADAARSILDGHLVLTRRLATAGHFPSIDVLDSISRVAGAVTTPQQKAAAGELRRLLAAYRDAKDLIEIGAYAAGTNPDVDRAVALMPHADAFLRQAMHDVTPAPLAWEQLQALVTGG; encoded by the coding sequence GTGACCCTGTTGGCCCCCTCCCGGCTCGCCCCGCTGTTCGGGGCGGCCGCGGCCGCCGCGACCCCCACGCGCACCGGCCGGGTGGCGCGGGTCGTCGGCCTCGAGGTCGGGGTGGGCGGGGTCGACGCCGCAGTGGGCGACGTCCTGGAGATCGCCACCGGCGGCCCGGAGCCCCTGCAGGCGGAGGTCGTCGCGCTCGGCGACGGCACGCTCTCGTGCACCCCGCTGGGCCCGATGACCGGCATCCGCGTCGGCGCGCCCGTCGTCGCGACCGGCGGCCCGCTGCGCGTCCCCGTCGGCCCCCAGCTGCTCGGCCGCGTCCTCGACGGGCTCGGCCGCCCGCTCGACGGCGGCCCCGACCTGGACGGGCTCCCGACCGCCGTCGTCGACGGCGTCGCGCCGCACCCGCTGCTGCGCGCGCGCGTGGACCGCCCGGTCTCGCTCGGCGTGCGGGCCGTCGACACCATGACCCCGATCGGCCGCGGGCAGCGCATGGGCATCTTCGCCGGCTCCGGCGTCGGCAAGTCCTCGCTGCTCTCGATGATCGCCCGCGGCACCGAGGCGCAGGTCAGCGTCGTCGCCCTCGTCGGCGAGCGCGGCCGCGAGGTGCGCGAGTTCCTCGAGAACGACCTCGGTCCCGAGGGCCTGGCCCGCTCCGTCGTCGTCATCGCGACCAGCGACCAGCCGCCGATGGTGCGCCTGCGCGCGGCGTTCGTCGCCACCCGCATCGCCGAGGAGTTCCGCGACGCCGGCGCCGACGTCGTGCTGATGATGGACTCGCTGACCCGCGTCGCCATGGCGCAGCGCGAGGTCGGCCTGTCCTCGGGCGAGCCGCCGACGACCAAGGGCTACCCGCCGAGCACGTTCGCGCTGCTGCCGCGGCTGCTCGAGCGCGCCGGGCCGGGGGAGCGGGGCTCGATCACCGGGCTCTACACCGTCCTCGTCGACGGCGACGACCACAACGAGCCCATCGCCGACGCCGCGCGCTCGATCCTCGACGGCCACCTCGTGCTCACCCGCCGGCTGGCCACCGCGGGGCACTTCCCCTCGATCGACGTCCTCGACTCGATCAGCCGCGTCGCCGGTGCCGTCACGACGCCGCAGCAGAAGGCCGCGGCGGGGGAGCTGCGCCGGCTGCTCGCGGCGTACCGCGACGCCAAGGACCTCATCGAGATCGGCGCGTACGCCGCCGGCACCAACCCCGATGTCGACCGCGCGGTCGCGCTCATGCCGCACGCCGACGCCTTCCTGCGCCAGGCCATGCACGACGTCACCCCCGCGCCGCTCGCCTGGGAGCAGCTGCAGGCCCTCGTGACGGGCGGCTGA
- a CDS encoding FliH/SctL family protein, with product MSSSTEQPFVAMSASDVSTVVLPGVPLRGAQAGTVRSAGIGQRLTAPVLSPDQAREAARSEGYAVGWAAGMREAAAAVQAQVLAAQQEHAAVRAAYAARVEAALGALERAGVELATRALPLVEEVADAITAGGYAVAEAVVGRELQQVAPGPDAVRRVLAQAPTGRPVLVRLAPEDVEAVLALGDELVGGREVQLVADPSLRSGDAVAECDYTTIDARIGHALARVKEILAP from the coding sequence ATGAGTTCGTCGACTGAGCAGCCGTTCGTCGCGATGTCGGCCTCGGACGTGTCCACCGTCGTGCTGCCCGGGGTCCCCCTGCGCGGTGCGCAGGCCGGGACCGTGCGCTCCGCGGGGATCGGGCAGCGGCTGACCGCTCCCGTCCTCTCGCCGGACCAGGCCCGCGAGGCCGCCCGCTCCGAGGGGTACGCCGTCGGCTGGGCCGCCGGCATGCGCGAGGCCGCCGCCGCCGTGCAGGCGCAGGTGCTCGCGGCGCAGCAGGAGCACGCGGCGGTGCGCGCCGCGTACGCCGCCCGCGTGGAGGCCGCCCTCGGCGCGCTCGAGCGCGCCGGCGTCGAGCTCGCCACGCGCGCGCTGCCGCTGGTCGAGGAGGTCGCCGACGCCATCACCGCCGGCGGGTACGCGGTGGCGGAGGCCGTCGTCGGCCGCGAGCTGCAGCAGGTGGCGCCCGGCCCCGACGCCGTGCGGCGCGTGCTCGCGCAGGCGCCGACGGGGCGCCCGGTGCTCGTGCGCCTGGCGCCGGAGGACGTGGAGGCCGTGCTGGCGCTCGGCGACGAGCTGGTCGGCGGGCGGGAGGTGCAGCTGGTCGCGGACCCCTCCCTCAGGTCCGGTGACGCGGTGGCCGAATGCGACTACACGACCATCGACGCCCGCATCGGCCACGCCCTGGCCCGGGTGAAGGAGATCCTCGCGCCGTGA
- a CDS encoding flagellar hook protein FlgE: protein MLRSLFTGISGLKAHQTMLDVVGNNIANVNTAGYKSSSAVFEDTMSQMLRAAGAPQGTSGGTNPAQVGLGVRVAGISTNFSQGSTQSTGRSTDLSISGDGFFVTKQGGEDLYTRAGSFNFDANGNLVTNGGAFVQGWTADATGKVDPNGPVGNIAIPTGTLLAPSETLHTGFKGNLVAGAGATPVTARQTFYDPQGVAHDVVYTLTKATATSTPAAPAASTGNDGWNVAVTIDGNAVAGSNLSQQQLQFSNTTGQLASPAATGTPAKAAFTLTVPWGSGSATPPTNVVSIDVTNVREFGGDGTFEATQPDGSTSGTLSGFNINPDGTVIGVFSNGLKQPLAKIALANFNNPPGLEKVGSTAFRSTVNSGLPELGSAGAGGRGALQSNTLEMSNVDLATEFTGLIIAQRGFQANSKVITTSDDILQQLVNMKQ, encoded by the coding sequence ATGCTCCGCTCACTCTTCACCGGCATCAGCGGGCTCAAGGCCCACCAGACGATGCTGGACGTCGTCGGCAACAACATCGCCAACGTCAACACCGCCGGCTACAAGAGCTCGTCCGCCGTCTTCGAGGACACGATGAGCCAGATGCTGCGCGCAGCAGGCGCTCCTCAGGGCACCTCGGGTGGTACCAACCCCGCCCAGGTCGGCCTCGGCGTCCGTGTCGCGGGCATCTCGACCAACTTCAGCCAGGGCTCGACCCAGAGCACCGGGCGCAGCACCGACCTCTCCATCTCGGGTGACGGCTTCTTCGTCACGAAGCAGGGCGGCGAGGACCTCTACACCCGCGCCGGTTCGTTCAACTTCGACGCCAACGGCAACCTCGTCACCAACGGCGGCGCCTTCGTGCAGGGCTGGACCGCCGACGCGACAGGCAAGGTCGACCCCAACGGTCCCGTGGGCAACATCGCGATCCCGACCGGGACGCTGCTCGCGCCGAGCGAGACCCTGCACACGGGCTTCAAGGGCAACCTCGTCGCCGGTGCGGGCGCCACTCCGGTGACCGCCCGCCAGACGTTCTACGACCCCCAGGGTGTGGCGCACGACGTGGTCTACACGCTGACCAAGGCGACGGCCACCTCGACCCCGGCCGCTCCGGCCGCCTCGACCGGCAACGACGGCTGGAACGTCGCCGTCACCATCGACGGCAACGCCGTCGCCGGCAGCAACCTCTCGCAGCAGCAGCTGCAGTTCAGCAACACCACCGGCCAGCTCGCCTCGCCGGCGGCGACGGGCACGCCCGCGAAGGCGGCCTTCACGCTCACCGTCCCGTGGGGCAGCGGCAGTGCGACGCCGCCCACCAACGTGGTGTCGATCGACGTGACCAACGTCCGCGAGTTCGGCGGTGACGGCACGTTCGAGGCGACCCAGCCCGACGGCTCCACCTCGGGCACGCTGTCCGGCTTCAACATCAACCCGGACGGCACGGTCATCGGGGTGTTCAGCAACGGGCTCAAGCAGCCCCTCGCGAAGATCGCGCTGGCCAACTTCAACAACCCGCCCGGCCTCGAGAAGGTCGGCAGCACGGCCTTCCGCAGCACCGTGAACTCCGGGCTCCCCGAGCTCGGGTCCGCCGGCGCCGGCGGCCGCGGTGCGCTGCAGTCCAACACCCTCGAGATGTCCAACGTCGACCTCGCGACGGAGTTCACGGGGCTCATCATCGCCCAGCGCGGGTTCCAGGCGAACTCGAAGGTCATCACCACCAGCGACGACATCCTCCAGCAGCTCGTCAACATGAAGCAGTAG
- a CDS encoding flagellar hook-length control protein FliK, which translates to MSPLPLPLLPAAPAAPAQAPAAARPAAARPAAARSDRAVGDEAPEVEGTSARRTARTARARGAGPAETSTDDGQDFADLVAAAMGAGAPDAPAAASTAPSPAPVAQAPAANPVLVPGVLPGAVPAPAAAAPAAAPAPSSPAAAVSPAAPAAPAAPAAAAPAGAPAVPTAAPALPVPAAAPAPAPAAAAPVLPTGPLPAVAAVPSPRASGAPAAVAPTTAPPAPSPPTPSPGTTGPVTTAAVTTSPVTTAAVTTSPVTTAAVTTSPLTAAPSSEAGRRVPGPVLATTAPAAPQDAVAVPVPLPLPRASVALAPAQPATPTPAAAAPAAATPSPAGTTAPAAPTPTPVAPLDPAAPSRPQHPLPEPVPAAVTAPAAAPTTAPAAAAAAPPTTPADQPAPAAAAAPPAPAGEYAALAAARHPGSGGQADGQGGPGSGRSDDPSGGSAPAPAVDTAAQPDAAQQPLPPSALPAPTGVAAPVLAATPHSAEARRTAALVTPQLVAALAPVRAGADGSHRMVVELHPGDLGVVQVVAELRDGALHVQLNGASELGRDTLRATADELRRELEGTGLASVSVDVGDTTTGDQLRQGSWQGLPDGLGGRSGGGSTDGSSRRTPSGGRQDDGDHSEVSSSRTSGASNPVRDGLDISV; encoded by the coding sequence GTGAGTCCGCTGCCGCTCCCGCTGCTGCCCGCAGCGCCGGCCGCTCCCGCGCAGGCTCCCGCCGCTGCCCGCCCTGCCGCCGCCCGCCCCGCGGCCGCCCGCTCCGACCGCGCGGTCGGCGACGAGGCACCCGAGGTCGAGGGCACGTCGGCGCGGCGGACCGCCCGCACCGCGCGCGCCCGGGGTGCCGGCCCTGCCGAGACCTCCACCGACGACGGGCAGGACTTCGCCGACCTCGTGGCCGCGGCCATGGGCGCCGGGGCTCCGGACGCGCCTGCCGCTGCATCGACGGCTCCCTCGCCCGCGCCGGTGGCGCAGGCACCCGCGGCGAACCCGGTGCTCGTGCCCGGCGTCCTGCCGGGAGCGGTGCCGGCTCCTGCCGCCGCCGCCCCCGCGGCTGCCCCGGCCCCCTCCTCGCCCGCGGCGGCGGTGTCCCCGGCTGCTCCTGCCGCTCCTGCCGCTCCTGCTGCCGCCGCCCCGGCCGGTGCGCCGGCGGTCCCGACGGCAGCGCCCGCCCTTCCGGTGCCTGCTGCTGCGCCCGCTCCTGCTCCTGCCGCTGCTGCGCCCGTCCTCCCGACGGGTCCGCTGCCCGCCGTCGCGGCGGTCCCCTCGCCGCGCGCCTCCGGTGCTCCTGCCGCCGTCGCCCCGACGACGGCCCCGCCCGCCCCCTCCCCGCCCACGCCCTCCCCGGGCACGACGGGCCCGGTGACGACGGCTGCCGTGACGACGAGCCCGGTGACGACGGCTGCCGTGACGACGAGCCCGGTGACGACGGCTGCCGTGACGACGAGCCCGCTGACGGCGGCTCCGTCCTCGGAGGCGGGCCGCCGCGTACCCGGCCCCGTGCTGGCGACCACCGCGCCCGCGGCACCCCAGGACGCCGTTGCCGTGCCGGTCCCGCTGCCGCTCCCGCGCGCGTCGGTCGCGCTCGCGCCGGCACAGCCCGCGACGCCGACGCCTGCTGCTGCGGCGCCTGCTGCTGCGACGCCTTCTCCTGCCGGGACGACGGCTCCGGCGGCCCCGACCCCGACGCCCGTGGCTCCGCTGGACCCCGCTGCGCCGTCCCGGCCGCAGCACCCCCTCCCCGAGCCCGTCCCTGCGGCCGTGACGGCTCCGGCCGCGGCTCCGACCACCGCGCCCGCTGCGGCAGCCGCGGCGCCGCCCACCACTCCTGCCGACCAGCCGGCGCCGGCGGCGGCAGCCGCGCCTCCCGCTCCGGCGGGGGAGTACGCCGCGCTCGCCGCCGCGCGCCACCCCGGCTCCGGCGGGCAGGCGGACGGGCAGGGCGGCCCCGGCTCCGGGCGGTCCGACGACCCGAGCGGTGGCAGCGCCCCGGCTCCCGCCGTGGACACCGCCGCGCAGCCCGACGCCGCGCAGCAGCCGCTGCCGCCCTCCGCGCTCCCCGCGCCGACGGGCGTCGCGGCCCCCGTCCTCGCCGCCACCCCGCACTCGGCGGAGGCGCGGCGTACCGCTGCGCTCGTGACACCCCAGCTCGTCGCCGCGCTGGCGCCCGTACGCGCCGGTGCCGACGGTTCGCACCGCATGGTCGTCGAGCTGCACCCGGGTGACCTGGGCGTCGTCCAGGTCGTCGCGGAGCTGCGGGACGGCGCGCTGCACGTGCAGCTCAACGGGGCGAGCGAGCTCGGCCGCGACACGCTGCGGGCGACGGCGGACGAGCTGCGCCGCGAGCTGGAGGGGACCGGGCTGGCCTCGGTCTCGGTCGACGTGGGCGACACCACCACCGGGGACCAGCTGCGGCAGGGCTCGTGGCAGGGGCTCCCCGACGGGCTCGGTGGGCGCTCGGGCGGCGGCTCGACGGACGGCTCCTCCCGGCGTACTCCTTCCGGGGGACGGCAGGACGACGGGGATCACTCCGAGGTGTCCTCAAGCCGCACGTCAGGGGCGTCGAACCCAGTGCGTGACGGTCTCGACATCTCGGTCTGA
- a CDS encoding flagellar hook capping FlgD N-terminal domain-containing protein: MTGAATGYTPVSAVGGSLSLANATATTKAAEAASGSTLDKDAFLKLLVAQLKYQDPSKPMDSDQFMAQTAQFTSVEKLEALNTTQSSMLQSQNYLAASSLVGQTITYPTADNTDATGVVTSAVFSSDGPVLRVGDKDVPLTAVKSVAQTKA; this comes from the coding sequence ATGACGGGCGCAGCGACGGGCTACACCCCGGTCAGTGCGGTCGGCGGCTCGTTGAGCCTCGCGAACGCGACGGCGACGACGAAGGCGGCCGAGGCCGCATCGGGCAGCACGCTCGACAAGGACGCCTTCCTCAAGCTCCTCGTGGCCCAGCTGAAGTACCAGGACCCGAGCAAGCCGATGGACTCGGACCAGTTCATGGCGCAGACCGCGCAGTTCACCTCGGTCGAGAAGCTCGAGGCGCTCAACACGACGCAGTCCTCGATGCTGCAGTCGCAGAACTACCTGGCGGCCAGCTCGCTGGTCGGCCAGACGATCACGTACCCCACGGCGGACAACACCGATGCCACGGGCGTCGTGACCTCCGCTGTCTTCAGCTCCGATGGACCGGTGCTGCGTGTCGGTGACAAGGACGTGCCCCTCACTGCAGTCAAGTCGGTGGCGCAGACCAAGGCCTAG
- a CDS encoding flagellar motor protein, translating into MDPAALAGIGLAFVAIIGANVMEGGNPAALAAPPALVLVFCGTIGACLAGGVLKDTIGAIQALIKALTAKAVDSTAAVDEIVTLAERARREGLLALEDAAKSIENAFLKKGLQMAIDGTDPEELREILEAEVTAKKAGDKVFAKWFTDAGAYGPTIGIIGTVMGLVHVLENLSQPDKLGHLIAGAFIATLWGVLSANVLWFPISKRIARVSELELAQMELVIEGILAIQAGSNPRVVAQKLKSLIPGGGDAAAEKKAA; encoded by the coding sequence ATGGATCCCGCAGCGCTCGCTGGCATCGGTCTGGCCTTCGTGGCCATCATCGGCGCCAACGTCATGGAGGGCGGCAACCCCGCCGCGCTCGCGGCGCCGCCCGCCCTCGTGCTCGTCTTCTGCGGCACGATCGGCGCGTGCCTCGCCGGCGGTGTCCTGAAGGACACCATCGGGGCGATCCAGGCGCTCATCAAGGCCCTGACGGCGAAGGCCGTCGACTCCACCGCCGCGGTCGACGAGATCGTCACGCTGGCCGAGCGCGCGCGCCGCGAGGGCCTGCTCGCGCTGGAGGACGCCGCCAAGTCCATCGAGAACGCCTTCCTCAAGAAGGGTCTCCAGATGGCGATCGACGGCACCGACCCCGAGGAGCTCCGCGAGATCCTCGAGGCCGAGGTGACGGCGAAGAAGGCCGGCGACAAGGTGTTCGCCAAGTGGTTCACCGACGCCGGTGCGTACGGTCCGACCATCGGCATCATCGGTACGGTCATGGGCCTCGTCCACGTGCTCGAGAACCTCAGTCAGCCCGACAAGCTCGGCCACCTCATCGCCGGCGCGTTCATCGCGACGCTGTGGGGCGTGCTCTCGGCCAACGTGCTGTGGTTCCCCATCAGCAAGCGCATCGCGCGCGTCTCGGAGCTCGAGCTCGCGCAGATGGAGCTCGTCATCGAGGGGATCCTCGCGATCCAGGCCGGGTCGAACCCGCGCGTGGTGGCGCAGAAGCTCAAGTCCCTCATCCCGGGTGGCGGCGACGCCGCGGCGGAGAAGAAGGCGGCCTGA
- a CDS encoding NlpC/P60 family protein yields MSVPTMEPSGLAQVQSRMAALQAQLGGAPQAASVSTSDSSTGTFADSLSDALGTSGTDASAATGTTATGTVTPATPATPTTPSALGQQAVELAKGYVGVPYLWGGTDPSKGLDCSGLVQLVYGKLGVDLPRVSRDQATVGTPVADLSQAQPGDLLFFHTPVSHVGIYAGGGKMVEAPRTGKDVQVVDVYATPTAIRRVTGLPQAPAAAPAASGTPYADLFRTAGASAGVSPQLLAAVAKVESGYRPDAVSPAGAEGLMQLMPSTAAGLGVDPTNPAQAVQGAAKLLSGYLKDYAGDVDEALAAYDAGPAAVRKHGGVPPYAETRAYVQKVRSALDEVSL; encoded by the coding sequence GTGAGCGTCCCCACCATGGAGCCGAGCGGGCTCGCCCAGGTGCAGAGCCGCATGGCCGCGCTGCAGGCGCAGCTCGGCGGCGCGCCCCAGGCCGCGTCGGTGTCGACCAGCGACAGCTCGACGGGCACCTTCGCCGACTCGCTGAGCGACGCGCTCGGGACGTCCGGGACCGACGCGTCCGCGGCGACCGGCACCACGGCGACCGGGACGGTGACGCCGGCGACGCCCGCGACCCCCACCACGCCCTCGGCGCTCGGCCAGCAGGCGGTCGAGCTGGCCAAGGGCTACGTCGGCGTCCCGTACCTCTGGGGCGGCACCGACCCCAGCAAGGGCCTCGACTGCTCCGGCCTCGTCCAGCTCGTCTACGGCAAGCTCGGCGTCGACCTGCCGCGCGTCAGCCGCGACCAGGCCACCGTGGGCACGCCCGTGGCCGACCTCAGCCAGGCCCAGCCCGGCGACCTGCTCTTCTTCCACACCCCCGTCTCGCACGTCGGCATCTACGCCGGCGGCGGGAAGATGGTGGAGGCGCCGCGTACGGGCAAGGACGTGCAGGTCGTCGACGTCTACGCCACGCCGACCGCGATCCGCCGGGTGACGGGGCTGCCGCAGGCTCCGGCCGCTGCTCCGGCGGCTTCCGGGACGCCGTACGCCGACCTCTTCCGCACCGCGGGCGCCAGCGCGGGCGTGTCCCCGCAGCTGCTCGCCGCCGTCGCCAAGGTCGAGTCCGGTTACCGGCCGGACGCCGTCAGCCCGGCCGGCGCGGAGGGGCTCATGCAGCTCATGCCGTCCACGGCGGCGGGCCTCGGGGTGGACCCGACCAACCCGGCGCAGGCGGTGCAGGGCGCGGCGAAGCTGCTCTCCGGCTACCTCAAGGACTACGCCGGGGACGTCGACGAGGCTCTCGCGGCCTACGACGCCGGTCCGGCCGCGGTCCGGAAGCACGGCGGGGTGCCGCCGTACGCCGAGACCCGCGCGTACGTCCAGAAGGTCCGCTCCGCACTCGACGAGGTGAGCTTGTGA
- a CDS encoding OmpA/MotB family protein: MSGGGGGHGGGGGKKHKKHEEEEHENHERWLVSYADMLTLLFVLFVVLFAISSVDQKKFAALKDGLAQGFGAPLTAMDGGQGPLNDKGTDPQPLDVMSSVETPKQAGDAGPGTPNATTKVSQAALEAAKKVLAKEDYAKLKAEEQQLEQLQQKVQAAIAKNGLQNTVTTRFNSQGLVVSIVSSNVTFAPNKASLTPQGAKILSTLAPVLKDIDNDLEIAGNTDTTKSHPVGWENEWQLSAERAVSVVTYLDEVAHVPHDRLAPVGNGDTDPIADPAKVAGADALNRRVDITALYTSRKDPLDKVDSGTSGAASASGPSGASGASGASEGGASAEPSSGSPDGTSTESGTEVPWNQESTPEPSGSTNGH, translated from the coding sequence ATGAGCGGCGGCGGTGGCGGCCACGGTGGCGGCGGTGGGAAGAAGCACAAGAAGCACGAGGAGGAGGAGCACGAGAACCACGAGCGCTGGCTGGTCAGCTACGCCGACATGCTCACCCTGCTGTTCGTGCTCTTCGTCGTGCTCTTCGCCATCAGCTCCGTCGACCAGAAGAAGTTCGCTGCGCTGAAGGACGGTCTGGCGCAGGGCTTCGGTGCGCCGCTGACCGCGATGGACGGCGGGCAGGGCCCGCTGAACGACAAGGGCACCGACCCGCAGCCGCTCGACGTCATGAGCTCGGTGGAGACGCCGAAGCAGGCGGGCGACGCGGGCCCGGGTACACCCAACGCGACGACGAAGGTCTCGCAGGCCGCGCTCGAGGCCGCCAAGAAGGTGCTGGCCAAGGAGGACTACGCCAAGCTGAAGGCGGAGGAGCAGCAGCTCGAGCAGCTGCAGCAGAAGGTCCAGGCGGCGATCGCCAAGAACGGCCTGCAGAACACCGTGACGACGCGGTTCAACTCGCAGGGCCTCGTCGTGTCGATCGTCAGCAGCAACGTCACGTTCGCGCCCAACAAGGCGAGCCTGACGCCGCAGGGCGCGAAGATCCTCTCGACGCTCGCCCCCGTGCTCAAGGACATCGACAACGACCTCGAGATCGCCGGCAACACCGACACGACGAAGTCCCACCCGGTCGGGTGGGAGAACGAGTGGCAGCTGTCGGCGGAGCGCGCGGTGTCGGTGGTGACGTACCTCGACGAGGTGGCGCACGTGCCGCACGACCGGCTCGCGCCCGTCGGCAACGGGGACACCGACCCCATCGCGGACCCCGCGAAGGTGGCGGGCGCGGACGCGCTCAACCGGCGGGTCGACATCACCGCGCTCTACACCTCGCGCAAGGACCCGCTGGACAAGGTGGACTCGGGCACGTCCGGGGCGGCGAGCGCGTCCGGGCCGTCGGGCGCGTCGGGCGCGTCGGGCGCGTCCGAGGGGGGAGCGTCGGCGGAGCCGTCCAGCGGCTCGCCCGACGGCACGTCCACCGAGTCCGGCACCGAGGTGCCGTGGAACCAGGAGTCGACACCGGAGCCGAGCGGCTCCACGAACGGCCACTGA